A single Mastomys coucha isolate ucsf_1 chromosome X, UCSF_Mcou_1, whole genome shotgun sequence DNA region contains:
- the Mpc1l gene encoding mitochondrial pyruvate carrier 1-like protein, whose translation MAALVGLMRKTRDYITTKEFRDYITSTHFWGPVANWGLPLTAFKGMKAPPDIISGRMTTALIFYSMAFMRFAYRVQPRNYLLLACHFSNVLGQSIQGSRYLKHHYGDGAKAKAKATNPRAK comes from the coding sequence ATGGCAGCCTTAGTAGGGCTAATGCGGAAAACGCGAGATTATATTACGACCAAGGAGTTTCGGGATTATATAACCAGCACCCACTTCTGGGGTCCTGTGGCCAACTGGGGTCTTCCACTGACCGCCTTTAAGGGTATGAAAGCGCCTCCCGACATCATCAGTGGCCGCATGACAACAGCCCTCATCTTCTACTCCATGGCTTTCATGCGCTTTGCCTACCGTGTCCAGCCTCGAAACTACTTGCTGTTGGCATGCCATTTCTCCAATGTGTTGGGGCAGAGCATCCAGGGAAGCCGTTACCTGAAGCACCACTACGGTGATGGAGCCAAGGCCAAAGCCAAAGCCACCAACCCTCGGGCCAAATAA